In Rhizobium sp. CIAT894, the genomic window TCTGCGGCCCGGACTGCGATCACGACCACCACCATCATGATCACGATCATCACCATGATCACCACGGGCACGACCATCATCACCATGGCGCCCATCAACAGGGTGCGATGTCGGCGATCCACGATGTCACGGTGCAGTCTGTGTCGCTGCGCGGCGGCCAGATGAACCCGGAGCGTTTTTTCCCCTGGATCCAGAAGGTCACCCAGACACAGGGGCCGAATATTCTGCGTCTCAAAGGCATCATCGCCTTCAAGGACGATCCCGAGCGTTATGTCGTTCAAGGCGTCCACATGATCATTGAGGGCGATCACCAGCGGCCGTGGAAGGAAGGCGAAAAGCACGAAAGCCGTCTCGTCTTCATCGGTCGCGATCTCGACCGCGAGAAGCTCGAAGCCTCCTTCAAGGCCTGCGAGGCTGCTGCCTGATGCCGACAGTTGCACCGCTTGATCTCGACGGCCACGTTCTGGCCGTCGAATTTTTAGGTGATGTCCCCTTCTTCGCAAACGCAAACGGCACGTTTCATCGGCTGGATGGCGGCGAGAGGGTTTCAGAAGCCCATCAGGGCATGCTCACCGCCATCCGCGATCCCTACAGCGAGAGCCTGATCTCGGGCGGCGAGGACGGCAAGGTGCTGCGCATTTCCGCCGACGGCAGCGTCAGCGAGATCGCCACCACGCCGCGCAAATGGATCTCGCAGGTCGCAGCCGGCCCGCAGGGCGCTATCGCCTATTCCTATGGCAAGAGTTCGCTCGTGCGCCTTGCCGACGGCACCACCAAGGAATTTCCCGAGGAGCGCACCGTCGAAGGCCTTGCCTTCGCGCCGAAGGGGCTGCGCATCGCCGCTGCCCGTTACAACGGCGTGTCGCTGCACTGGGTCGGCATGAGCGCCAAGCCGGTCGATCTCGAATGGAAGGGAGCCCATACCGGCGTCACCTTCTCGCCCGATGGCAATTTCCTCGTCACCTCGATGCAGGAAAATGCGCTGCACGGCTGGAAACTCGACAGCAAGCCGGGCGCCGAAGCCCGCCATATGCGCATGACCGGCTATCCCGCCAAGGTGAAATCGCTCTCCTGGTCGGTCAAGGGCAAGTGGCTCGCCTCTTCGGGCGCGCCGGCGGCCATCGTCTGGCCGTTCCAGGGCAAGGACGGCCCGATGGGCAAGGCGCCGCTGGAACTCGGCACTCGCGCCAATATCATGGCGACGGCGGTGAAATTCCATCCGCTCGAGGACATCCTCGCCATCGGCTTCATCGACGGCATGATTCTGGCCGTGCGCATCGCCGACAGCAAGGAGGCGCTGCTGCGCCGCCCTGGCAAGGGCGCCGTCACGGCGATGAGCTGGAGCAAGGACGGCAAGCTGCTCGCCTTCGCTTCGGAAGCCGGCGATTGCGGCGTCATCGATATTTCCGCTTGAGCTGTAGTGTCGGCAATGGACGACGCTCCGACGGAAGCTGAGATCGTGACGCTTGCCGCCGCCCATATGCAGGCGGCGGCAAGAATCAGGCGTGTTGCGCTCTGGCAGCGGCTGCCCTGGCTGCCGGATCTGCATACGCCTGAAGAAGAAGAGCAGTACTGGCGCATGCATCTGCTGCCGAACCGCACCATGCTTGGCGCCGCCATGGGCAACCAGCTTGTCGGCGTCATCGCCTATGGCGACGACTGGATAGAGCAGCTCTATATTCTCCCCGACTTTCAAGGCCTGGGCATCGGCTCCCTGCTTCTCGGCTGCGCGATGGAGGAGATGGGCGAGATCAGGCTCTGGACATTCCAGCGCAATGCCGGCGCACGTGCTTTCTACGAGCGGCATGGCTTTACCGCCGGGGAAGAGACCGACGGCGCCGACAACGAGGAAAAGGAGCCTGACGTGCTCTATCATTGGCGCCGTCTTCCGGAACCGACGCTTGGCCCGCAACCGCCTGGCTAGACGATCAGGCCGCAAGACCCGGGAATATCGGGCTTGCCAAATGCCTTGGCCGGGCGAAACATGAAAATCCGCGCAGCGACTGCCTGGGCCGCGACTGACAGAGGAAACGTCAATGCCGAAATCGACCGGCCTCGGTTTGGCCGAGCAGCAGCCGCCGCCTTTGAGCGACACATCCGTCTGGGCGATGATCCGTGCCGAGGCGGCCGAACTTGCCGTGCGCGAACCGATATTGCAGCGGCTGCTGGCCGCAGAGGTAACGGACGCCACCGGCAATAAAGAAATCATCGCCCGTGTTCTGGCCGCGCGGCTTTCGGTGACGCAGGTCGAGGCGGGCAATCTGTTCGATCTCATCCTCTCCACGCTTGATGACGACATCATGCGCAAGGTCGAGGCCGATCTCGCCGCCGTGCGCGAGCGCGATCCGGCCTGCACGACGTTTCTGCACGCGCTTTTGAACCTCAAGGGCTTTCATGCGCTGCAGACGCATCGCATCGCCCATGCGCTCTGGAACGCCGGCCGTCCGGAGATCGCCAGCTGGCTCGCCAATCTCGCCTCGCTGGTCTTCGGCCCGGATATCCACCCCGCCGCCCGGATCGGCGCTTCCATCATGCTCGACCACGGCTCGGGCATCGTCATCGGCGAAACCGCTGTCATCGAGGATGAAGTCTCGATCCTGCAGAACGTCACGCTCGGCGGCACCGGCAAGGAAACCGGCGACCGCCACCCGAAGATCCGCCATGGCGTCATGATCGGCGCCGGCGCCAAGATCCTCGGCAATATCGAAATCGGCGCCTTCAGCAAAATCGCCGCCGGCAGCGTCGTGCTGAAGCCGGTTCCCGAGCACTGCACGGTCGCCGGCGTGCCGGCAACGCTCGTGCGCGTCCACCGCACCGAAGAAATCCCTGCAGAGACGATGGATCAGAATATCTAGCTAGATGTGAGCTTCTGATAGGTTGTTCATTACGTCGCCGATGCCGCCGGTCAGGTGATCGGCACATAGGGGACCTCCATTATTCGGTTGGACTGGTTATTTTCCGACGTCATCTTCTTTAGTTGAAGAATATGGCCCATTTCTTCGTTCTGTTTTTAAATTGGTAATTCTACTGAGCAGAGGCCGCGACGCTTAGGCGATTAAGGGCTTCCCTCAAATTCAACTTTCATATTCATGCCAGAATTGGGCGTCCTGAGTTGAATTGAGGACATCGGTCCGGCCGACGTGGAAAATTCCACGAGCAGTAATCTTTCCGACTTCCAAGATACTTTTGGCGATGATTCCACGATGCCGCCCTGCAAAGAGAAAGAAGCGCACCCTGCCGAAAAGATTGCGCGGTCCTCGTAGTCCACCTTGTCCAATTGCTCTTCGATCGGAAGAACCACGAGCGCAGCGTGGCAATACGGAGAAATCGCTCCGCCGCCGTACCAAGTTGCAAGGATGGCTTTGAATTCTCGGTCGGGAGATTGATATACCTTTACCGACTCGGGATCTTGGAGCTTGCCGTGGAACGTCCACGCAAGCCAAGTTGACGTGAGCAATCCGACAAATGCGAAAGCACAAAAAGTAACTCGAATTAACGCCCGCATTGACACTCTCTACAGCTTCCTCATCGCCTCGCTTGCCACTTCGACCAGCAGGAAAAAACATAACCACGGATCCGCCTCGAACCGGTCCTGACCTCCGCCGTTGCCGACATTCCGGGTCAGAGCGGAACATCTGCGTCATCCGCTCTCACGGCATTTCGTTCAAGCTTTAACGTCACGGCGAAGACGAAATTCTGAGTGCGCTCGGCACCAGTAAACAGCGACGTCTCTGGATGTTCTGCGGCTGATGCTTCCGCCGCCCCACCGCGAGGCGGCCAGCGGAGAGCGCTATGCTGTCGTCGACGTAAATTCCCACAGACCGATTCAGAGCCGATTGCTTGTCAGGATATCCAAGATTGTGTCCACCGGCAGAAGACTTTTGGTCAGCACATCGGAACGTGCCGCCATGCGCGCGTAAGAACTGATCGATGAGTCCGCCGAGACAGCCGTCGCGATGTGGTCGAACTCACCGTTGGCGAGATCCGAAGCTATGTCGTTTATTCTCAGTTGCTTGGTAGCGCGCGTACTTTCCGCGTAAGTTGCGGAGATTGTGTAGGCCATGAATGACTGAACGGCAAATGCCGCTCTGCCAACCTCTTTATTGAATTGATCGAACTCATTCTTGAGGTCATCGAAACTGAATGTGACATTGAGAGTATTCATCAGGAATTCTCGCGATCTTTCATTGTCTTGCGACAGATGTTGTATAGATGTACGAAAAACAAAACAAAGAACAGAGACGTTATGACATTGGCCATATAAAGATTAAAGAAGCCACTCTCTCTAGATCCTATAAGAAAGTCTATTGCGTAGCACTTCGAATTGTCGCATGGCGTCGTCAATCTATAATCTGAGACGTATATGACAACACAAGCCGCTATTAATACTACCGCCGCCACCGATGCGCTTTTTATATTCTTTTCAACTGGTACTTTGCTGAGTCTGTAAAAAATTCCCTCATCAGTCACCCTGGCGCGACGGGCCATCCACCAGGCGATTGGGAAGAAAAACAAAGCGATTACACTCTGCGCAACTAAGAAGATCAGCAGATAGTCAGGGGCTCGAAATCGGCGAAATAAGGCAACAGATGAAATAGTCGCCGCGACCATCAGAATCGCGAAAACGCTATCTAAGCTAATAATGCTTCGTCGAAGTAGAATTCGTCCTATCAAGAACAGGAAGATCAGAAAAAGGAGGATGGGGACGGGCCCGATCGGGGAAAGCGGGCTTGCAGGTACAAAATCACCGTTCACGCTCGGATCCTCCACCAATATGACGAAACGACGGAAAATACCAACCATCTCGATTTGATGCGGTGGCGCATTGCTTGTATCAAATTACCGCTCCTTCAGCGCTTCGCTCGCCACCTCGACGAGTGGCGAAAACACATAGGCCAGTATCCGCCTCGAACCGGTTCTGACCTCGGCCGTTGCCGACATTCCCGGCGAAAGCGAAACATCCGCGCCATCCGCCTGCACCGCATTTCGTTCAAGCTTTAGCGTCACCGCAAAGACCAGGTTCTGCGTCCGCTCGGCACCCGCAAACAGCGCAGTTTGCGGTGCGGCAGCCGTGTCTTCCTCACGGCGCTCAGCATCCGGCTCCGGGATGGCGTCGGTGGCAATCTTGACGATCGTCGCAGGAACCGTGCCGTACTGGGTGAACGGGAATGCATCCAGTTTCACCACCGCCGGCTGGCCGACATGGATGAAGCCGATATCGCGGTTGGGAACGTAGACCTCGAGCTCTAGCGTGGCTCCTGCCGGAACGACCCTCAGGACCTCCTCCCCGGCTGTCACCACCTGGCCATCGGTCGAGATCACGGAAGCCTGGACGACGCCGTCGATCGGGCTGCGCACGGTCATCTGCGCCAGCTCGGCGCGGCTCTTCGCAAGGCGCTGCTCAAGGTCTTCCGCCTGCCTTTCAGCATCACCGAGCTTTTCGGTCTGATCGCTGATGAATGCGCTGCGGGTCTTCTCTATCTCGGCGCCGAGGACGTCGATCCCCGCCACCGCGTCGGCAAATTCGCCCTTCTGGATCGCAAGCTGTGTCCGCTGCGTCTTCAACGTTTCGGTCGCGTCTATCACGCCGGCCATCGGTCCTGCATTCTCGCCGACGAGCGTGTTGCGCATTGCGACCCGCTGCTGGAGCGTGTCCACCAGCGACGCCTGCTCGTCGAGTGTATCCTGGAGGTGATCGCGTTCCCCTTCCTTCTGTCGCATCTGTGACCGCAGGGACGTCAGCGACGCGTCGAGCTGACCAAGTTCGCTCGAAAGGATGGCATCTTCTCGCCGCCGAAGCTTTTCCGGGACATCGGCCGCCCAGTCAATCCGGCCGCTGTGGCTCGTCTCCACCGTGGCGGCGGCGGCCAGAGCAGCGCGCCGGCGCGTGGCTTCCGCCCGAACCGACGAAAGCGCCGAATCCGCATCCTTTTCGTCAGCGACGGCTTCGGCGGAATCCAGCTGGAACAGCACATCGCCGCGATGCACTTCCGTACCGTTGGCTGGCGGGAGACCGACCACCTTGCCGCCGTAGAGCGGCTGGACGATCTTGACCCGGCCGACCGGTTGAATCTTGCCCTGCGCAGTCGCGATAATGTCGATCCGCCCGATATAGGCCCATGCGAGTGCGACCGCCGCGAGCAGACAGATGATCAGCAGCAGCACCATCCCGACCGGAGACGGAGGTGTTTCAAGCACCTCGAGCGCGGGCGCCAGGAAATCATTGTCGGATCTCGACCGCGATGTTGGGGGCGAAGCAGTGAAAGTGCGAACGGCCACAGTCATGCAGGAACCCTCGCATCATGTTGCAGCGCCCAAAGCCGCGCGAAAAGCCCATCCTTCTTCTGCAGAAGCTCGTCGTGCGTTCCCATCTCGATAATGCGGCCGTCTGCCATGCCGACAATCCGCTGACAGTTTCTGACGGCGGCAAGGCGGTGCGCGATGATGATGACGGTCCGGCCCTGGACGATGTGGCGCATATTTTCCTGGACGACGCGCTCGCTTTCGTAATCGAGCGCACTCGTCGCCTCATCGAAGATGAGAAGTGGCGGGTTGGTCGCAAGCGCCCTGGCAATCGCCATGCGCTGGCGCTGCCCACCCGACAGGTTCGCCCCCCGTTCCTCGATGACGGTGTCGTAGCCCTGCGGCAGTTTCGATATGAATTCGTCCGCGCCGGAAAGCCGCGCAACCGCCAGGACCTGGGCTCGCGGCAATGCAGGATTGGCCAGCGCTATGTTCTCGTGGATCGTCCGGTTGAACAGCAGGTTTTCCTGCAGAACAACGCCGATATGCCCGCGCAGCCACGCCGGGTCCATCTGCGAGATATCCATCCCGTCGAGCAGGACCTGGCCCTCACTGGCAAGATAGAGCCTCTGAATGAGCTTTGTCAGCGTCGATTTGCCGGAGCCCGAAGCACCGACGATGCCGACAACCTCGCCAGGGCGGATCTGCAGATTGATTCCCTTCAGGATATCCTGGCCGCCAGGGCGGTAACGGAAGCTGACATTCCTGAACTCGATCAGCCCCCTTGGAGCGGGAAGTGCCAGCCGTGTCGCCGGCGTCCGCTCCATCGGCGTATTCAAGATATCGCCGAGGCGGTCGATCGAAATCTGAACCTGCTGAAAATCCTGCCAGAGCTGCGAGAGCCGCAGCACAGGCGCCGTCGCCTGGCCGGCGATCATATTGAAGGCAACGAGCGAACCTACTGACAGCTCACCGTTGATAACGGCGCGCGCACCGAACAGCAACAGCAGCGCAGTCGTAAGCTTGCTGACGTATTGGATGACGTTCTGCCCGCCGGCGCCGAGAAGCGTCGTGTGGAACGCGGTTTTCACATAGGCCGCGAGCTTTTCTTCCCACTGCGCCTGCATGACCGGTTCCACCGCCGCCGACTTGACGGTCTGAATTCCTATGATCGCCTCGACGAGCAGTTGCTGGCTGACAGCGCCCCGATTGAACTTCTCCTTGACCATGTCGCGAAGCGGAGGGCGAACGAGAAGTCCCACCAGGACGTAGAGCGGGATCGATCCGAGGACGATCAGTGTCAGGCTCCACGAGTAGAACCAGAGAATGCAGAGGAAGACGACCGCGAATACCAGGTCGATCGCGGCAAAGAGCCCCTGGCCCGTCAAAAAATTTCGGATCGTTTCCAGTTCCCGGACACGGGCGACCGTCTGGCCTGCCGAGCGTGTTTCGAAATAGTCGAGCGGCAGGCGAAGCAGATGACGGAAAAGCCGCTGTCCGAGCTCGACGTCGATACGATTCGTCGTGTGCGACAACGCATAGGTTCGCAGATACTGCAAGACGACATCGAAGAGGCCGATGATGGCAATGCCGGCGACCAGTACGAACAAGGTGGAGTAGCCCTTGTGCGTGAGAACCTTGTCGACGACCACCTGAAAGAAGAGCGGCGTGACCAGGGCAAAAATCTGAACGAAGAGCAAGGC contains:
- a CDS encoding GNAT family N-acetyltransferase; translation: MDDAPTEAEIVTLAAAHMQAAARIRRVALWQRLPWLPDLHTPEEEEQYWRMHLLPNRTMLGAAMGNQLVGVIAYGDDWIEQLYILPDFQGLGIGSLLLGCAMEEMGEIRLWTFQRNAGARAFYERHGFTAGEETDGADNEEKEPDVLYHWRRLPEPTLGPQPPG
- a CDS encoding type I secretion system permease/ATPase, which gives rise to MGSLDPGIANAAAQPVDSGLRALCGIAAFYRIAADPNQLHHELAIGSGVASELDLLRAASAVGLKARAVCGLTEARLRNLPVPAIVHMPGGTFAILGGPTPAGRYRVIDPVTRADRELSAVELLVETGARALLVARKLGGAGTDPRTFGLKWFLPSLWRYRKPLAHVLVALLFVQIFALVTPLFFQVVVDKVLTHKGYSTLFVLVAGIAIIGLFDVVLQYLRTYALSHTTNRIDVELGQRLFRHLLRLPLDYFETRSAGQTVARVRELETIRNFLTGQGLFAAIDLVFAVVFLCILWFYSWSLTLIVLGSIPLYVLVGLLVRPPLRDMVKEKFNRGAVSQQLLVEAIIGIQTVKSAAVEPVMQAQWEEKLAAYVKTAFHTTLLGAGGQNVIQYVSKLTTALLLLFGARAVINGELSVGSLVAFNMIAGQATAPVLRLSQLWQDFQQVQISIDRLGDILNTPMERTPATRLALPAPRGLIEFRNVSFRYRPGGQDILKGINLQIRPGEVVGIVGASGSGKSTLTKLIQRLYLASEGQVLLDGMDISQMDPAWLRGHIGVVLQENLLFNRTIHENIALANPALPRAQVLAVARLSGADEFISKLPQGYDTVIEERGANLSGGQRQRMAIARALATNPPLLIFDEATSALDYESERVVQENMRHIVQGRTVIIIAHRLAAVRNCQRIVGMADGRIIEMGTHDELLQKKDGLFARLWALQHDARVPA
- a CDS encoding WD40 repeat domain-containing protein is translated as MPTVAPLDLDGHVLAVEFLGDVPFFANANGTFHRLDGGERVSEAHQGMLTAIRDPYSESLISGGEDGKVLRISADGSVSEIATTPRKWISQVAAGPQGAIAYSYGKSSLVRLADGTTKEFPEERTVEGLAFAPKGLRIAAARYNGVSLHWVGMSAKPVDLEWKGAHTGVTFSPDGNFLVTSMQENALHGWKLDSKPGAEARHMRMTGYPAKVKSLSWSVKGKWLASSGAPAAIVWPFQGKDGPMGKAPLELGTRANIMATAVKFHPLEDILAIGFIDGMILAVRIADSKEALLRRPGKGAVTAMSWSKDGKLLAFASEAGDCGVIDISA
- a CDS encoding HlyD family type I secretion periplasmic adaptor subunit, producing the protein MTVAVRTFTASPPTSRSRSDNDFLAPALEVLETPPSPVGMVLLLIICLLAAVALAWAYIGRIDIIATAQGKIQPVGRVKIVQPLYGGKVVGLPPANGTEVHRGDVLFQLDSAEAVADEKDADSALSSVRAEATRRRAALAAAATVETSHSGRIDWAADVPEKLRRREDAILSSELGQLDASLTSLRSQMRQKEGERDHLQDTLDEQASLVDTLQQRVAMRNTLVGENAGPMAGVIDATETLKTQRTQLAIQKGEFADAVAGIDVLGAEIEKTRSAFISDQTEKLGDAERQAEDLEQRLAKSRAELAQMTVRSPIDGVVQASVISTDGQVVTAGEEVLRVVPAGATLELEVYVPNRDIGFIHVGQPAVVKLDAFPFTQYGTVPATIVKIATDAIPEPDAERREEDTAAAPQTALFAGAERTQNLVFAVTLKLERNAVQADGADVSLSPGMSATAEVRTGSRRILAYVFSPLVEVASEALKER
- the cysE gene encoding serine O-acetyltransferase, with product MPKSTGLGLAEQQPPPLSDTSVWAMIRAEAAELAVREPILQRLLAAEVTDATGNKEIIARVLAARLSVTQVEAGNLFDLILSTLDDDIMRKVEADLAAVRERDPACTTFLHALLNLKGFHALQTHRIAHALWNAGRPEIASWLANLASLVFGPDIHPAARIGASIMLDHGSGIVIGETAVIEDEVSILQNVTLGGTGKETGDRHPKIRHGVMIGAGAKILGNIEIGAFSKIAAGSVVLKPVPEHCTVAGVPATLVRVHRTEEIPAETMDQNI